From a single Shewanella donghaensis genomic region:
- a CDS encoding methylenetetrahydrofolate reductase, which produces MKKSLKQRSSDHHRGIYFIGTTPPKIDTDFESVSTIADKLLARLDEISFDGLIIYDIQDETSRIDTPRPFPFKATHDSGTYAQLINQKSGKPVIAYKSVAGLDEKGFSEWLSRAWYQNNVRDIVLVGSPSTQVASSLPLNDAYQVLSEHSKEFYLGGVAIAERHLSKKNEHIRLLGKATKGCEYYITQAVYNAEATIDMLTSYAEECELNNIKPNRIILTFSPCGSAKTLEFINWLGVSVPEATSERILSAADPLYESIKVNHSNLLKILDAVISLNIPLGLNIESLTNRKTEIDASILMYKLLKGTMDQALAQHQIDQFVLNK; this is translated from the coding sequence ATGAAGAAGTCATTGAAACAGCGTTCATCCGATCATCACCGTGGGATTTACTTTATTGGTACAACCCCACCAAAAATCGATACAGATTTCGAATCGGTCAGTACTATCGCTGATAAGTTGTTAGCCCGCCTTGATGAGATTAGTTTTGATGGTTTGATCATTTACGATATTCAAGATGAAACCAGCCGCATTGATACCCCAAGGCCTTTTCCGTTTAAAGCTACCCATGATTCTGGCACTTATGCCCAACTGATTAATCAAAAGTCAGGTAAGCCTGTTATTGCCTATAAGAGTGTTGCTGGCCTTGATGAAAAAGGGTTTAGTGAATGGTTATCCCGCGCTTGGTATCAAAATAATGTCAGAGATATAGTGCTGGTGGGCTCGCCATCGACTCAGGTTGCAAGCTCATTACCGTTAAATGACGCTTACCAAGTGTTATCCGAACATTCAAAAGAGTTTTACCTCGGTGGGGTGGCCATTGCTGAGCGCCATTTAAGTAAAAAGAATGAACACATCCGTCTATTAGGTAAGGCGACTAAAGGCTGTGAGTATTATATTACTCAGGCGGTGTATAACGCCGAAGCCACTATTGATATGTTAACGAGCTACGCAGAAGAGTGTGAGCTCAATAATATTAAGCCGAATAGGATAATTCTAACATTCTCACCTTGCGGCAGTGCTAAAACCTTAGAGTTTATTAACTGGTTAGGCGTCTCTGTTCCCGAAGCTACCAGTGAGCGTATTTTGTCGGCAGCGGATCCTCTGTATGAGTCAATTAAGGTTAATCACAGTAATTTGCTGAAAATTTTAGACGCCGTTATTTCTCTTAATATTCCATTAGGATTGAATATTGAAAGCTTAACCAACCGTAAAACTGAAATTGATGCGTCTATTTTGATGTACAAACTACTCAAGGGCACAATGGATCAAGCCTTAGCCCAACATCAAATAGATCAATTTGTGTTAAACAAATAA
- a CDS encoding CBS domain-containing protein, whose protein sequence is MKVCDIMTHKPVCISDEASLKDAHQLMQSRNVRHLPVISETNGQFIGMLTHKKMIASVLSMLNKYGKGALDRKERYTPIAEVMETQEQKLGLDEPLTIVVQYFIDNKLGCLPVVDDQNKVIGIVTSSDFVKLCQRLLLTQKSL, encoded by the coding sequence ATGAAAGTATGCGATATCATGACTCACAAACCTGTTTGCATTAGTGATGAAGCAAGTCTTAAAGATGCTCATCAACTGATGCAAAGTCGTAATGTTCGTCATCTGCCAGTGATTTCAGAAACGAATGGGCAGTTCATTGGAATGTTGACCCACAAAAAGATGATTGCCAGCGTATTAAGTATGCTCAATAAATATGGCAAAGGCGCATTAGATAGAAAAGAGCGTTATACCCCGATTGCTGAAGTTATGGAAACTCAGGAGCAAAAGTTAGGTTTAGATGAGCCGTTAACGATTGTGGTGCAATATTTTATCGATAACAAACTTGGCTGTCTGCCTGTGGTTGATGATCAAAACAAAGTGATTGGTATTGTGACATCATCAGATTTTGTCAAACTGTGTCAACGATTATTACTGACACAAAAATCGCTTTAA
- a CDS encoding DUF3861 domain-containing protein — MIPKIRKDKSYRITIEEVNVDQETARTLEFDYQDREDLFDVVEKLKQGSGLEESIATKVGVALRLLGPVMMQNRKHSLFADFMPHFKHFMQHLKGTVKSTVKVQ; from the coding sequence ATGATCCCTAAAATCAGAAAAGACAAAAGCTATCGCATCACGATTGAAGAAGTGAATGTCGATCAAGAAACGGCTAGGACGCTAGAGTTTGATTATCAAGACAGGGAAGATCTATTTGATGTTGTAGAAAAGCTTAAACAAGGTAGTGGTTTGGAAGAATCGATTGCAACCAAAGTCGGGGTAGCACTGCGCTTGTTAGGTCCGGTGATGATGCAAAATCGCAAACATTCTTTATTTGCTGACTTTATGCCACACTTTAAACACTTCATGCAGCATCTTAAAGGTACTGTAAAAAGTACAGTAAAAGTGCAATAA
- a CDS encoding GGDEF domain-containing protein codes for MNKIGLTGEFINPVIETAFRKDEWDKLRNRMVFTSFVGGLIYFLAVVGDYMIITSPPMFHLIVLMRLSVLLMSFVVCICGIKLKQYTPILNLVLCNLLLLLLLGESAELVIKGDLIEYGGIPGVSLLVLLFYLSFPPRFISILAVCLTGSGAFVITTALLGYASVEYIYTSVLFLMVVNCFGAYVYLQFSTIRRREFSALEELKINAEIDGLTQVYNRRKVLELGDNDVDNAINHGHEYSVIMVDVDNFKSINDTYGHAIGDQVLSEIASRCRNVLREFDIFGRFGGEEFVVFLPQTNINTALIVGERLRNEISATPFNTNQFSFFVTISLGAAALTEVKEAPRKLLEMADEALYTAKRTGKNKVCACRYQ; via the coding sequence ATGAATAAGATTGGCCTAACTGGTGAGTTTATCAATCCAGTGATAGAAACTGCTTTTCGAAAAGATGAGTGGGATAAGCTCCGTAACAGAATGGTATTTACCAGTTTTGTAGGCGGTTTAATCTACTTTTTAGCTGTCGTTGGCGATTACATGATTATCACCTCACCGCCCATGTTTCACCTCATAGTGCTGATGAGATTGTCAGTATTGTTAATGAGTTTTGTCGTGTGTATTTGTGGCATAAAACTAAAGCAATACACACCAATTCTGAACCTCGTTCTATGCAACTTGTTGTTGCTATTATTACTGGGTGAATCAGCAGAGTTGGTAATTAAAGGTGATTTAATTGAGTATGGCGGTATTCCAGGTGTCTCCCTCCTTGTGCTGCTCTTTTACCTCAGTTTTCCACCACGCTTTATCAGCATTTTAGCGGTATGTTTGACGGGTTCTGGTGCATTTGTCATCACCACGGCTTTATTAGGCTATGCATCCGTTGAATATATCTACACCTCGGTATTATTTCTAATGGTGGTAAATTGTTTCGGCGCTTATGTTTATTTGCAATTTTCAACCATTCGCCGTCGTGAATTCAGCGCACTTGAAGAGCTTAAAATAAATGCAGAGATTGATGGATTAACCCAAGTCTATAATCGTCGAAAGGTGTTAGAACTGGGCGATAATGATGTCGACAATGCGATTAATCATGGTCATGAATACTCGGTCATTATGGTTGATGTGGATAACTTCAAAAGCATTAATGATACTTACGGCCATGCTATTGGCGACCAAGTATTATCAGAAATCGCCAGCCGATGCCGAAATGTCCTGCGGGAATTTGATATTTTCGGCAGATTTGGTGGTGAGGAGTTTGTCGTTTTTTTACCTCAGACCAACATCAATACCGCACTTATTGTTGGGGAGCGCCTTCGCAATGAAATTTCAGCAACCCCTTTTAACACCAATCAATTTTCATTTTTTGTCACTATTAGCCTTGGTGCTGCGGCATTGACTGAAGTTAAAGAAGCCCCAAGAAAACTGTTAGAAATGGCCGATGAGGCATTATATACAGCCAAGAGAACAGGTAAAAATAAAGTCTGTGCATGCCGTTATCAGTAA
- a CDS encoding DUF3360 family protein produces MSSNSESLLDQKSEPQNNKTQTNEDALNYQQQHKPRSAFNSRDEYLEHELQIMDPKRWRPNLPFKDYRFELEDSIPAMAATIGKVVMVGAIATTFATSLGLDESFILENVRYELIIASFFIIIFSGFLLPTANLAGTHGPLIPIIPIVVAAGGHPMAFGLLIGALGLILAISKGGSMLANLTSKGVCGGLLLYLGFVGTASQVDKLFKWANDIGMAHIAFVVIFCTIILYALLEHWRKRWLAIPLSCLLGGTIAFAMGAPFEFHTAPGLPNMNPMYWWGDNTGWMLGLPTLESFVVVLPFAVLAVAMWSPDFLGHQVFQKINYPERTEKVQMNIDDTMTSASIRQTFGSLLGGANFTSSWGTYIVPAAIAKRPIPAGALVTALFCIIAALWGYPMDLAIWEPVMCVALVVGVFIPLLEAGMEMTREGKTTQSAAIVVFSSVLVNPAFGWALTMLLDNLGLVGCKDRSAKLTKMNRWILPSIMFVVLTGVMALVGLLPGIPAIIPDLK; encoded by the coding sequence ATGAGCAGTAATTCTGAATCCTTACTTGATCAAAAAAGTGAACCTCAAAATAATAAAACCCAAACAAACGAAGACGCACTGAACTACCAGCAACAACATAAACCCCGTTCAGCGTTTAATAGCCGCGATGAATATTTAGAACACGAATTACAAATAATGGACCCCAAACGCTGGCGTCCTAATCTTCCTTTTAAAGATTATCGCTTTGAACTAGAAGACTCGATTCCAGCCATGGCTGCCACAATCGGTAAAGTGGTGATGGTCGGCGCAATTGCCACCACCTTTGCCACATCCCTAGGACTTGATGAGAGCTTTATATTAGAAAATGTCAGATATGAATTAATCATTGCTTCATTCTTCATTATTATTTTTTCTGGTTTTTTATTACCTACAGCGAACTTAGCGGGCACCCATGGCCCACTCATTCCAATTATTCCTATTGTGGTTGCTGCAGGTGGTCACCCAATGGCTTTTGGGCTACTCATCGGTGCGCTAGGGCTTATCTTAGCGATAAGCAAAGGCGGTAGCATGCTGGCAAACCTAACCAGCAAAGGTGTTTGCGGCGGACTACTGCTGTACCTTGGTTTTGTCGGCACCGCGTCACAGGTTGATAAGTTGTTCAAATGGGCCAACGATATCGGCATGGCGCACATTGCCTTTGTCGTCATTTTTTGTACGATCATTTTATATGCATTGCTTGAACATTGGCGTAAACGTTGGTTAGCAATACCCTTAAGTTGCTTACTCGGCGGCACGATAGCTTTTGCCATGGGCGCACCTTTTGAGTTTCATACAGCACCAGGTTTACCGAACATGAACCCAATGTATTGGTGGGGTGACAATACTGGTTGGATGTTAGGTTTACCGACATTAGAAAGCTTTGTGGTGGTGTTACCTTTCGCAGTGTTAGCCGTTGCTATGTGGTCACCAGACTTTTTAGGGCACCAAGTATTTCAAAAAATAAATTATCCTGAGCGCACTGAAAAAGTACAAATGAACATTGATGACACAATGACCAGTGCTTCAATCCGCCAAACCTTTGGATCATTGCTTGGGGGCGCTAACTTCACCTCATCTTGGGGAACTTATATCGTCCCTGCTGCTATCGCTAAACGCCCTATTCCTGCAGGCGCGTTAGTCACGGCACTGTTTTGTATTATCGCCGCGTTATGGGGTTACCCAATGGATTTAGCCATATGGGAACCTGTAATGTGTGTGGCATTAGTTGTGGGGGTGTTTATACCGTTACTTGAAGCGGGCATGGAAATGACCCGAGAAGGTAAAACAACCCAATCAGCGGCGATAGTGGTGTTCTCATCTGTGCTGGTAAACCCCGCTTTTGGCTGGGCTCTGACCATGTTACTCGATAATCTGGGATTGGTTGGTTGTAAAGACCGTAGCGCAAAATTGACTAAGATGAATCGCTGGATCCTACCGAGCATTATGTTTGTGGTATTAACTGGCGTGATGGCATTAGTTGGCTTGTTACCGGGGATCCCAGCCATCATTCCAGATTTGAAATGA
- a CDS encoding DUF2798 domain-containing protein, with translation MNIQAGMPTSSAINTGLANANSQKTPSSTAISDIELTTDSLVKKTPVIYKVLLVLAMMTLMGGSLTGVMTFANVGYSDTFFSDWLSSFLIAAVTVMPAGVIVMTLLTKLIQTLFPNVSDKIGNLVVGLSMAVVMESAMALTTTLNNVGFDNVLMFLTVWLESFLTALPMALILIVIISMTIKPRIERFLKS, from the coding sequence ATGAATATACAGGCTGGCATGCCCACTTCTAGCGCTATAAATACAGGCCTAGCCAATGCAAACTCCCAAAAAACACCATCTTCAACTGCCATTTCTGATATTGAACTCACTACAGATTCACTGGTAAAGAAAACACCTGTAATTTACAAAGTTTTGCTAGTGCTGGCGATGATGACATTAATGGGAGGCTCTTTAACGGGGGTAATGACATTCGCTAATGTCGGTTATAGCGACACTTTTTTCTCTGATTGGTTAAGTTCATTTTTAATCGCTGCTGTGACCGTTATGCCTGCTGGTGTCATCGTCATGACATTACTCACTAAGTTGATACAAACACTGTTCCCTAACGTGAGTGACAAAATTGGCAATCTTGTGGTTGGGCTTTCTATGGCTGTGGTGATGGAGTCTGCTATGGCGCTCACAACCACATTGAATAATGTTGGTTTTGATAATGTTTTGATGTTCTTAACCGTATGGTTGGAGAGCTTTTTAACTGCATTGCCGATGGCATTAATCCTGATTGTTATTATTTCTATGACAATAAAACCTAGAATTGAACGCTTCTTAAAAAGTTAA